A window of Photobacterium sp. GJ3 contains these coding sequences:
- the glmM gene encoding phosphoglucosamine mutase: MAERKYFGTDGVRGRVGQSPITPEFVLKLGWAAGRVLSQQGTKKVIIGKDTRISGYMLESALEAGLAAAGLQAAFTGPMPTPAVAYLTRTFRAEAGIVISASHNPYYDNGIKFFSSEGTKLPDEVEAAIEAELDKELVCVESASLGKASRINDAAGRYIEFCKGTFPSHLSLAGYKIVVDCAHGATYHIAPNVFRELGAEVITLGCEPNGININAEVGATDVRALQAKVIAENAHFGIALDGDGDRVIMVDEEGNKVDGDQIAYIIARHAQNRGELKGGVVGTLMTNLGMELALKALDIPFVRAKVGDRYVMEELVKHQWSIGAENSGHVIVLDKMTTGDGIVAGLQVMAAIVGTQKTLQQLCEGLTMFPQVLENVRFAGDANPLESEAVLAAQQAAEAQLGERGRVLLRKSGTEPLIRVMVEGEDEALVRESALSIAQAVKENC, encoded by the coding sequence ATGGCTGAACGTAAATATTTCGGCACCGACGGTGTCCGTGGCCGGGTTGGCCAGTCACCGATCACCCCAGAATTTGTGTTGAAACTGGGCTGGGCTGCTGGCCGGGTTCTGTCTCAACAGGGCACGAAAAAAGTCATTATCGGAAAAGATACCCGGATCTCAGGCTATATGCTGGAATCTGCGCTGGAAGCTGGGCTGGCAGCAGCAGGTTTGCAGGCTGCATTTACCGGTCCGATGCCAACCCCGGCGGTGGCTTATCTGACACGGACTTTCCGTGCTGAAGCGGGCATTGTGATTTCTGCTTCTCATAACCCGTATTACGACAACGGAATCAAGTTTTTCTCTTCTGAGGGCACTAAACTGCCGGATGAGGTGGAAGCTGCCATTGAAGCTGAACTGGATAAAGAGCTGGTGTGTGTTGAGTCGGCCAGTTTGGGGAAAGCCTCTCGGATCAATGATGCTGCCGGTCGTTATATTGAGTTCTGTAAAGGGACTTTCCCGTCTCACTTAAGTCTGGCGGGCTATAAAATTGTTGTCGATTGTGCACATGGTGCGACCTATCACATTGCCCCGAATGTATTCCGTGAGTTAGGTGCTGAAGTGATCACGCTGGGCTGTGAGCCAAACGGTATCAATATCAATGCTGAAGTGGGTGCGACTGATGTTCGTGCGCTTCAGGCAAAAGTGATCGCAGAAAATGCGCACTTCGGTATTGCGCTGGATGGTGACGGCGACCGCGTGATCATGGTGGATGAAGAAGGCAATAAGGTGGATGGTGATCAGATTGCTTACATCATTGCACGTCATGCACAAAACCGGGGTGAGCTCAAAGGCGGAGTTGTCGGCACCCTGATGACCAATCTGGGCATGGAACTGGCACTGAAAGCATTGGATATTCCGTTTGTCCGGGCCAAGGTGGGTGACCGCTACGTGATGGAAGAGCTGGTGAAGCATCAGTGGAGTATTGGTGCGGAAAACTCCGGCCACGTGATTGTGCTGGATAAAATGACCACGGGTGATGGTATTGTGGCTGGCTTGCAGGTTATGGCTGCGATTGTGGGCACGCAAAAAACGCTGCAACAGTTGTGTGAAGGCCTGACCATGTTCCCGCAGGTACTGGAGAATGTCCGGTTTGCTGGAGATGCCAACCCGCTTGAATCCGAAGCAGTTCTTGCGGCGCAACAGGCAGCTGAAGCGCAGCTGGGTGAACGTGGGCGCGTGCTGCTGCGTAAGTCCGGTACTGAACCGCTGATCCGGGTGATGGTTGAAGGCGAAGATGAAGCACTGGTTCGTGAATCCGCGCTGTCAATTGCGCAAGCGGTGAAAGAAAACTGCTAA